A window of the Microbacterium sp. LWH13-1.2 genome harbors these coding sequences:
- a CDS encoding NAD(P)/FAD-dependent oxidoreductase produces MARATIIGSGPNGLAAAVTLARAGYAVQVLEAADTIGGGVRTAESTLSGFRHDVCAAVHPAALSSSFFQAFGLAERIEWITPDISYAHPLDDGRAGIAWRDIERTAAGLGVDERAWLSLLRPLSTHVDGVVDFTGNQMLRIPREPVTALRFALRMLDQGTPLANHSFRTDEAAGLMSGVLAHANTPLPSLAGAAAGLLLAAQAHAGGWMYPRGGAQRIADSMVADIESHGGSVESGVHVTDLSALDWGDPDRGDVLLLNTSPRLALTHPEIPAAYARAIRGYRYGPAAAKVDFALDGPIPWTNPDVAQAPTVHIGGTAAEVWESENAVARGRISDRPYALTVQPSVFDPSRAPEGKAVLWAYIHVPQNSDLDATELITRQVERFAPGFRDLVLAHHSVPASSREAINPSEIGGDILGGAFTIPQALRRPVLGPAPWRTPMRGVYLASASTPPGPGVNGMAGWHAARTALRDAGTRVTLDDLFD; encoded by the coding sequence ATGGCTCGCGCGACGATCATCGGCTCCGGCCCGAACGGCCTTGCCGCCGCCGTGACACTCGCTCGCGCCGGCTACGCGGTGCAGGTCCTCGAGGCCGCAGACACCATCGGCGGCGGTGTGCGCACTGCCGAATCCACTCTCTCCGGCTTCCGACACGACGTGTGCGCCGCCGTGCATCCGGCTGCGCTGTCGTCGTCGTTCTTCCAGGCTTTCGGCCTCGCCGAGCGGATCGAGTGGATCACCCCCGACATCTCGTACGCGCACCCTCTCGACGACGGACGCGCCGGCATCGCCTGGCGCGACATCGAGCGCACCGCCGCGGGCCTCGGCGTCGACGAGCGCGCGTGGCTCTCGCTGCTGCGTCCGCTGAGCACCCACGTCGACGGAGTCGTCGACTTCACGGGCAACCAGATGCTGCGGATCCCCCGCGAGCCGGTCACGGCGCTGCGCTTCGCACTGCGGATGCTCGACCAGGGCACGCCGCTCGCCAACCATTCGTTCCGCACCGACGAGGCCGCGGGGCTGATGTCGGGAGTCCTCGCCCACGCCAACACGCCTCTCCCCTCGCTCGCGGGAGCGGCGGCGGGCCTGCTGCTGGCTGCGCAGGCGCATGCCGGTGGCTGGATGTACCCGCGCGGCGGAGCCCAGCGCATCGCGGACAGCATGGTCGCCGACATCGAGTCGCACGGCGGGTCCGTCGAGTCCGGTGTGCACGTCACCGACCTGAGTGCGCTCGACTGGGGCGACCCCGACCGGGGCGACGTGCTGCTGCTGAACACGTCGCCGCGTCTCGCACTCACCCACCCCGAGATCCCCGCCGCTTACGCACGAGCCATCCGCGGCTACCGCTACGGTCCGGCCGCCGCCAAGGTCGATTTCGCGCTCGACGGGCCCATCCCGTGGACGAACCCTGACGTCGCCCAAGCGCCGACCGTCCACATCGGCGGCACCGCTGCCGAGGTCTGGGAGAGCGAGAACGCCGTCGCGCGTGGCCGGATCAGCGATCGGCCGTATGCGCTCACCGTGCAGCCATCGGTCTTCGACCCGAGCAGGGCACCTGAGGGCAAGGCTGTGCTGTGGGCCTACATCCACGTGCCGCAGAACTCCGACCTCGACGCCACCGAACTGATCACCCGTCAGGTCGAGCGCTTCGCCCCCGGATTCCGCGACCTGGTCCTGGCGCACCACTCGGTGCCCGCATCGTCTCGCGAGGCGATCAACCCGTCGGAGATCGGCGGCGACATCCTGGGCGGCGCGTTCACGATCCCACAGGCCCTGCGCAGGCCGGTGCTCGGCCCGGCACCGTGGCGCACGCCGATGCGCGGCGTGTATCTCGCCTCGGCCTCGACGCCGCCCGGCCCCGGCGTGAACGGTATGGCCGGATGGCACGCCGCCCGCACCGCGCTGAGGGATGCGGGCACCCGCGTGACCCTCGACGACCTGTTCGACTGA